The following are from one region of the Selenomonadales bacterium genome:
- the fabK gene encoding enoyl-[acyl-carrier-protein] reductase FabK, with translation MSTNIAKLLGIKYPIIQGGMAWVATAELAAAVSNAGALGIIGAGHMPPDALRAEIQKAKELTDKPFGVNIMLMSPFVKEVMQVVVEERVPVITTGAGNPGEYIPALKAIGSKVIPVVASVALAKRLERTGVDAVIAEGTESGGHIGELTTMALVPQVVDAVSIPVIAAGGIGDSRGIAAAFALGAKGVQLGTRFVVSEECTAHENYKKAVIKTKDRSTTTTGVSTGHPVRVIANKLSREYQEMEANGASVEELEKFGAGRLRMAAKDGDTDYGSVMIGQIAGMMKEIQTVEEIVQELVNGLPAVVENIKNTVEAE, from the coding sequence GTGAGCACAAATATCGCAAAATTATTAGGAATCAAATACCCGATTATTCAAGGTGGTATGGCATGGGTCGCAACGGCTGAACTTGCTGCTGCAGTATCGAATGCCGGTGCACTTGGTATTATTGGTGCAGGTCATATGCCGCCGGATGCACTTCGTGCAGAGATCCAAAAAGCAAAAGAGTTGACGGACAAGCCGTTCGGCGTAAACATCATGTTGATGAGTCCGTTTGTAAAAGAAGTTATGCAAGTTGTTGTTGAAGAACGTGTTCCTGTCATTACGACTGGCGCAGGTAACCCGGGCGAATATATTCCGGCACTTAAAGCGATCGGCAGTAAAGTCATTCCTGTCGTTGCCTCTGTTGCACTTGCAAAACGCTTAGAACGTACGGGCGTTGATGCTGTCATCGCAGAAGGTACGGAAAGCGGCGGTCACATCGGCGAATTGACGACGATGGCACTTGTTCCGCAGGTTGTTGACGCTGTGAGCATTCCTGTTATCGCGGCAGGCGGTATCGGTGACTCGCGTGGTATTGCGGCAGCGTTCGCGCTCGGTGCGAAAGGTGTACAGCTCGGTACTCGTTTCGTTGTATCGGAAGAATGTACGGCACACGAAAATTACAAAAAAGCAGTTATCAAAACGAAAGACCGTTCCACGACGACGACGGGCGTATCGACGGGTCATCCTGTCCGCGTTATCGCCAACAAATTGTCGCGTGAATATCAGGAAATGGAAGCAAACGGTGCGAGTGTAGAAGAACTTGAAAAGTTCGGTGCAGGTCGTCTTCGTATGGCTGCCAAAGATGGTGATACGGACTACGGTTCGGTTATGATCGGTCAGATCGCAGGTATGATGAAAGAGATCCAGACGGTCGAAGAGATCGTTCAGGAACTCGTCAACGGATTGCCTGCTGTCGTAGAAAATATCAAAAATACAGTAGAAGCTGAGTAA
- a CDS encoding 3-oxoacyl-ACP synthase, which produces VNVDKYANTSSASIPLALDEAVKSGCIKKGDTFVIVGFGAGLTWASAVIKWCKED; this is translated from the coding sequence GTCAATGTTGATAAATATGCCAATACGTCGTCTGCTTCGATTCCGCTCGCGCTTGACGAAGCGGTGAAAAGCGGTTGTATCAAAAAAGGCGACACATTTGTAATTGTTGGATTCGGTGCCGGATTAACGTGGGCATCAGCAGTAATCAAATGGTGCAAGGAGGACTAA